The DNA sequence CGGCGGCTGCCGGCGCGTCGAACGAATCGTGCAAGTCCATGCGTGTGTGCATCTGAGAGACGCCCAAAGCCACCCTGCCTCGCATGAACGGTGTCGCATAGCTTTTTGCCCATCTACCGCAGTTGTTCGAGAGAGATGAGTGACCATCCGTCGGGCGGCGTCAGAGTGAGTCTGGACATCTGGCATCCCGACTGTTGGACACTCGAAGTTACAGAGGCGACCGACGCGGGGCTGCTGGGCCACGGCGTCCACGCCATCGACGGGCTCGCGACCGGCCGGTTCACCGCCTACGCCGACACCGCCGAGGACCTCGACGAGCTGCTCGACGCCATCCGCGAGTCGCCGCTGACCGAGTCGGTCTGGGAGACCGACGAGCGCGAGCACGCCGACGGCGACTCGGTGCCGGGGGCGGCCAGTCGCGGTATCGTCGTCCGCTACGACCTCGACAAGAGCATCAACGACGCGCTCGTCTCCCGCGGATTCATCCCCGACGAACCCGTGCGGATGCAGGACGGGAGGGAACACTGGACGGTCCTCGTCCAGGAGACGCGCCGGACCGTCCACGACCGGCTCGAAGAACTCCGCGAGGAGATGGACGCGGAGATCCGCGTCGAACTCATCACGCCCCCGGAGACCGGGTCCGGACTCCTTCGGACGGACGACCTCTCCGAGCGCCAGCGGGAGGTGTTCGACCTCGCGCGTCGCCGGAACTACTACCAGTGGCCGCGGGAGGTCTCGGCGGCCGACCTCGCCGACGAGCTCGGCATCTCGAAAGCGACACTGCTCGAACATCTCCGAAAGGCCGAGTCGAAGCTTCTCGGCGGCGAGTAGCGGCGCGGCCTCTCATAGTAGGCAGGGGAGATATAGAGGACACTACTGCTATGTCACACCATGTCATCAGTCGACGTCAACAACGACAGAAGTCTCTCACGGGACATCGGGCTGTTCGGGGCGATCAGTACCGTCGTCGCGGGAACGCTCGGTGCCGGGCTGTTCGTCACGCTGGGCACCGCCAGTAGCACGACCGGGCCGAGTGTCATCCTCGTCGTCATCCTCTCGGGACTGCTCGCGATGAGTATCGCGCTCAACTACGGCTGGATGGCGACCATCTTCCCCGGTGCTGCGGGGTCGTACGCCTACGTCTCGCGGACGTTCGAGAACCGCCTGCCGGGCTTCATCGTCACGTGGTCGAAGTGGCTGGGCTACATGGCCGCCGACGCCGTCCTCGCCATCGGCTTCGGGAGCTACTTACAGGTGTTCTATCCCTCGATAGACCCGGCACTGGCTGGCTTCGGCCTTCTCACGGTCCTGTTCCTCGTCAACCTCGTCGGGTCGAAGGGCTACAGCGTCTCGCAGAACGCCATCTTCGGCGTTCTTATCCTCTCGATCGTGGTGCTCGTTCTCCCCGGGACCGTCAACGTCGAACCGTCGAACTACCAGCCGTTCTTCACCGGCGGGGCGGACGGCTTCTTGGCCGCTGCAGTCCCACTGTTCTACGCGTACATCGGCATCGCCGTCGCCGGGCAGATGGGTGCAGAAGTGAAGAACCCCTCGCGGAACCTGCCGCTGGCGATGGCGGGCGGGACGGCCATCCTCGTCCTCCTGTACGTCTGGACCTCCGCGGTCATCTACGGCGTCGTCGGCGACTACACCGTCCTCGCGAACTCGGCACGGCCGCTGGCGACGGCGGCGGAGGTCTTCCTCGGTGACATCGGCACGGCAGTCGTCGCCTTCGGCGGCCTGCTCGCGACGGCCTCCAGCGTCCACGCGGTGATGGCCGCGGGCATCAAGATGCCCTACTCCTGGGCGTGGGACGAGGTATTCCCCAAGTTCTTCTCCTCCGTCTCCGACCGGTTCGGGACGCCCCACTGGTCGCTCCTGACGCTCTATCTCGTCGCGTCCTGGCTGACCTTCTGGAGCGAGGGTCTCGGACAGGCCATCTCCATCGCGACGTTCAGCTATCTCATCGCCTACTGCGCCGTCTCGGTGACGGTGCTCTACGTCCTCGCGACCGACTCCGGGCTCGCCGAGGAGGCGGGCTTCAACGGCGGGCCGGTACTCGGCCTGACCGCCGTCGTCGGCGCGGTCGGCTCGGGCGCGCTCCTGACGCAGGCGTACCAGGGGTCGCTCTCCATCTACGTCCCGTGGGTCGCCGTCGGCCTCGTCGTCTTCGGCGTCTACTGGTATCTCGGCAAGCAGCGCGGCCACGACGTGGACGCCATCCTCAACACCCTGCCGGGCGTTCCCTCCGACGAGTACGACCCGAACGTCCGCACGCGAGAGGTGAGCGATGACTGAAGCGGCCGACGACGTCCCGGCGGCCGACACGTCGACCGTCGACGCGCCCACGGTCGACGCCGACGAGACGGTCGACCTCTTGCAGGAGATGGTCCGGATTCCGAGTCCGTACTTCGAGGAGGCAGAGGTCATCGAGTACGTCTACGACTGGCTCGACGAGCGCGGCCACGATCCCGAGTACCACCACGTCTCCGAACCCGACATCACGGGCTACGAGGGCGACAACGTCGTCGCCCGCATCGAAGGGTCGGACCCCGACGCGCCGACGCTCCTCCTCAACGGCCACGTCGACACGGTCCAGCTCGTCGAGGACTGGGAGGAGGACCCCTGCTCGGGCCGCATCGAGGACGGCAAGCTCTACGGCCAGGGTGCCTGCGACATGAAGGGCGGCGTCGCCTCGATCATGACCGCCTTCGACGCGCTCGCCGAGTTGGACCTCGCGGGCGACGTGCTCCTCACGGTCGTCGTCGACGAGGAGGGTCCGTACGGGCTCGGCACCGACCGCCTCATCCGCGACGGCGTCGTCGACGACTGCGACGCCGCGGTCGTCACGGAACCCGGGCCGATTCTCGCCCAGGAGGACCTCGACAACCCCGCGCTCCTGCTCGGCGCGCGCGGGCGGTTCCTCTACGACATCGAGATCGAGGGCCGCGCGGCCCACGGCTCACAGCCGGAGACGGGCGTCAACGCCGTCGTCGAGGCCGGGCGGCTGGCCGAGGCACTCGACGGGATGGAGACCGGCGACCACCCCAAACTCGGCAGCGGTTCGGTCTGCCCGCTCTCCATCGAGGGCGGCGGCCAGACGCTCTCGGTCCCCGAACGCGCGAACCTGATGGTCGACCGCCACGTCGTCGTCGGCGAGAGCCAGACCGACGTGCGCGAACAGGCCGAAGCCCTCGTCGACGACCTCGGCTTGGAGAGCGACGTCGATATCGACTTCCGCGAAGCCCCCTCGGACGACATCCTCTACGGACCCTACGTCACCGACGAGGACCATCCGCTCGTGACGTCGCTCGCCGACGCGACGCGCGCCGTCAGCGGCGTCGACCCCGAATACGGCTACTTCTCCAGCGTCGGCGACTTCAACTATCTCGGCGACCGCGCGGACCTCCCGACGGTCATCGTCGGTCCCGACGGCGAGAACATCCACGGTGCGGGCGAGTTCGTCTACACCGACGAGGTGGTCGAGGTGGCCGACATTATCGCCGACGCGGCGGTTCGGTTCCTTCGCTGACGCTCCCCTTCTCGGTTCCTCCACACACAGTCCGGCGCGTTTTTCTCGGTTCGACGGGGAGGAGTAGATGGCCGATGACGATGGCACCGCTCCGAGCCGGACTCGGCACCCGGTCGTGACGAGCCCTATGAGTGCCGAGGCCAGCTTTCTGTGACGAGTACGATACCGCAGTCAGCTCCACAACTGGCTGGCAACGGCACACGTCGCCGTTCCACGTTGGCGACGCGAACCCCCGAGTGAGAGCCGGCCGAGAGACGCATTGCCATCCGAGGAGACAGACGAAGCTGCTTTACCCGCCGACCCGATATCCACGAGCAATGAGCAAACCGAGTCCCGAAGTCTACGAACAGGGGCGCGGGATGGACGCGCACAACAAGGTGATGCGCGACATCCGAGCGAAGAAGAACAAGACGTACGACGCACACGAGCCGACCCGCGTCTGGCTGGACGAGGACAACACGCCGGACGGCGTCTACCAGTCGTTGACCATCATCCTCAACACCGGCGGCTGCCGGTGGGCGCGTGCGGGTGGCTGTACGATGTGCGGCTACGTTTCTGAGTCTGTTGAGGGTGGCAGCGTCACCCACGAGCAGCTGATGGACCAGATTCAGGTCTGTCTCGACCACGAGGCGGAGAACGCCGACGAGAAATCTCCGCTCATCAAGATCTACACCTCGGGGAGCTTCCTCGACGAGCGTGAGGTTTCCGCCGAGTCGCGACGGGCCATCGCCGAGACCTTCGGCGACCGAAAGCGCATCGTCGTCGAGTCGCTGCCGGACTTCGTGGCCGAGGAGAAGCTGGAGGACTTCACGTCCCAGGGCCTCGAAACCGACGTCGCCATCGGCCTGGAGACCGCGACCGACCGCGTCCGGAAGGACTGCGTGAACAAGTATTTCGCCTTCGACGACTTCATCGCCGCGAGCGAGGAGGCCGACGCGGCCGGTGCGGGCATCAAGGCGTATCTCCTGATGAAGCCGCCGTTCCTCTCGGAAGCCGAGGCCGTCGAGGACATGAAGCGGTCGGTTCGGCGGTGTGCCGAGTACGCCCACACGGTCTCGATGAACCCGTGTAACGTCCAGCGGTACACGATGGTCGACGAGCTGTTCTTCCGTGGTGGCTACCGGCCGCCGTGGCTCTGGTCGGTCGCCGAGGTGCTCGAAGACACCGCCGACGTCGACGCAATCGTCGTCTCGGACCCCGTCGGCCACGGCTCCGAGCGCGGCCCGCACAACTGCGGCGAGTGCGACGACCTCGTCCAGAAGGCGATCAAGGACTTCGACCTCCGACAGGACCCCTCTGTCTTCGAGCAGGTCTCCTGCGAGTGCGAGGCGACGTGGAAGTACGTCGTCACCGAGGAGACCAGTTTCGGCGCGCCGCTGACGCGGTAGCCTCGGTTACGCGTCGACTACCACCGCCAACCGCCCTCCGTCACTGGTTCTGGCCGCTCGATACCGAGTGAGTACGCTGTCCGTACCGGATGCGTCCCGCTGGGAAGCACGTCGCGCACGGACGATAGGCGGTGCGTACCTACGGTCCATGCGGCCGTCCGAGGAAGTGGACGCACGTGACGACAGCCGTCGGCCGTGCCCGAGAGAATCATGACGCAGACGACAACCCGGTGTACGGCGATCTACTGCTCGGACGGCTGGCTCGAACTCCGCGAGGAGACGAATCCTGACGGGTGGATGGCGACCGACACGCCGGTAGACATCGACGAGTAGCCAGCACACCCGCGCGGTGGCCGAAACGGCGCGCAGCCGTCAGGCTCCGTGGACGGGGTCCCCGCCGTGCCAGCAACGGCTCCGGCCGGCCGAAATTTTCCGGACAGTGGTACATTCATATAGACCGACATCATTGTGCGTCGGTAGCAAGAGGTGCCACTACGTGCCAACCCCCGAAGCGGACGCGATGGAGACGGCTAAGCTGGTCGCTCGTCGCGCCGACTTCTTACAGTCGCTATCGACGTCGCCACGGGAGAAACGCGACCTCGTCGACGAACTCGACTACTCCCGGTCGACCGTCGACCGAGCGGTCCGCGATCTGGAGATGCACGGTCTCGTCGAGCGGACCAACGCGGGCTACGTGACAACCGTCTCCGGGCGGGTCAGCGTCGAACAGTACCGGCAGTTCGTCGAGACGACGCTCGACACGCTCGAACTGCAGGAGCTCGTCGACCAGTTTCCGCCGGACGTCGAACTCGACGGCCGCATCCTCCGGAACGCGTCGGTCGACCGCGCGGACGACACAGCACCCTACACACCAGCCGAGCGACTCATCGACACCGCCGAGAAGGCAGACCGCCTGCGCGTCCTCGCGGTGTCGCTGCCGGATCCGCGGTTCTTCGACGTCGTGGCCGAGCGGAGCCGAGCGGGCGAACTGTCCGTCGACGCCGTCGTGGCCGAGCCGCTCTGGAAGACGCTCCACGACCAACACGGCGAGATGCTGACAACCATCACGGAGACCGGAATGGAACTCAGCGTCGGCGACGTTCCGGCGTTCGACCTGCTGCTGTTCGACCGCGGCGAGG is a window from the Halogranum gelatinilyticum genome containing:
- a CDS encoding APC family permease, translating into MSSVDVNNDRSLSRDIGLFGAISTVVAGTLGAGLFVTLGTASSTTGPSVILVVILSGLLAMSIALNYGWMATIFPGAAGSYAYVSRTFENRLPGFIVTWSKWLGYMAADAVLAIGFGSYLQVFYPSIDPALAGFGLLTVLFLVNLVGSKGYSVSQNAIFGVLILSIVVLVLPGTVNVEPSNYQPFFTGGADGFLAAAVPLFYAYIGIAVAGQMGAEVKNPSRNLPLAMAGGTAILVLLYVWTSAVIYGVVGDYTVLANSARPLATAAEVFLGDIGTAVVAFGGLLATASSVHAVMAAGIKMPYSWAWDEVFPKFFSSVSDRFGTPHWSLLTLYLVASWLTFWSEGLGQAISIATFSYLIAYCAVSVTVLYVLATDSGLAEEAGFNGGPVLGLTAVVGAVGSGALLTQAYQGSLSIYVPWVAVGLVVFGVYWYLGKQRGHDVDAILNTLPGVPSDEYDPNVRTREVSDD
- a CDS encoding helix-turn-helix domain-containing protein, which translates into the protein MSDHPSGGVRVSLDIWHPDCWTLEVTEATDAGLLGHGVHAIDGLATGRFTAYADTAEDLDELLDAIRESPLTESVWETDEREHADGDSVPGAASRGIVVRYDLDKSINDALVSRGFIPDEPVRMQDGREHWTVLVQETRRTVHDRLEELREEMDAEIRVELITPPETGSGLLRTDDLSERQREVFDLARRRNYYQWPREVSAADLADELGISKATLLEHLRKAESKLLGGE
- a CDS encoding M20 family metallopeptidase, whose protein sequence is MTEAADDVPAADTSTVDAPTVDADETVDLLQEMVRIPSPYFEEAEVIEYVYDWLDERGHDPEYHHVSEPDITGYEGDNVVARIEGSDPDAPTLLLNGHVDTVQLVEDWEEDPCSGRIEDGKLYGQGACDMKGGVASIMTAFDALAELDLAGDVLLTVVVDEEGPYGLGTDRLIRDGVVDDCDAAVVTEPGPILAQEDLDNPALLLGARGRFLYDIEIEGRAAHGSQPETGVNAVVEAGRLAEALDGMETGDHPKLGSGSVCPLSIEGGGQTLSVPERANLMVDRHVVVGESQTDVREQAEALVDDLGLESDVDIDFREAPSDDILYGPYVTDEDHPLVTSLADATRAVSGVDPEYGYFSSVGDFNYLGDRADLPTVIVGPDGENIHGAGEFVYTDEVVEVADIIADAAVRFLR
- a CDS encoding archaeosine biosynthesis radical SAM protein RaSEA — translated: MSKPSPEVYEQGRGMDAHNKVMRDIRAKKNKTYDAHEPTRVWLDEDNTPDGVYQSLTIILNTGGCRWARAGGCTMCGYVSESVEGGSVTHEQLMDQIQVCLDHEAENADEKSPLIKIYTSGSFLDEREVSAESRRAIAETFGDRKRIVVESLPDFVAEEKLEDFTSQGLETDVAIGLETATDRVRKDCVNKYFAFDDFIAASEEADAAGAGIKAYLLMKPPFLSEAEAVEDMKRSVRRCAEYAHTVSMNPCNVQRYTMVDELFFRGGYRPPWLWSVAEVLEDTADVDAIVVSDPVGHGSERGPHNCGECDDLVQKAIKDFDLRQDPSVFEQVSCECEATWKYVVTEETSFGAPLTR